A window from Phycisphaeraceae bacterium encodes these proteins:
- a CDS encoding BrnA antitoxin family protein, translating into MTKKQGKRSLKRIPKFRSEAAERRFWQSHDSVAYLDWAGAGRARFPNLQPSTATISLRLPQSMIDELKVLANQRDVPYQSLLKTFLADRLRQEQKLSHRATG; encoded by the coding sequence ATGACGAAGAAGCAAGGAAAGCGGAGTCTCAAGCGGATCCCGAAGTTCAGGAGTGAAGCCGCCGAGCGGCGCTTCTGGCAGTCGCATGACTCGGTCGCCTACCTCGACTGGGCCGGCGCCGGCCGCGCGCGATTCCCCAACCTTCAGCCCTCGACGGCGACGATCTCGCTGCGCTTGCCGCAGAGCATGATCGATGAGCTCAAGGTCCTGGCCAATCAGCGCGATGTTCCGTACCAGTCGCTGCTCAAGACCTTTCTCGCCGATCGACTTCGGCAGGAGCAGAAGCTTTCGCACCGCGCGACAGGATGA
- a CDS encoding tyrosine-type recombinase/integrase: MADAVRRGAVDANPFAALASGVTASNYRRYITPDEIARVIDACPDDEWRLLFGLARYAGLRVASESHILTWAHVDFDRGRLTVRSPKTERWAGHGERVVPITAPLMALLQARFESCPEGEERLIAMRGKGALIRPVRRICARAGVEPWQRLWQTLRSSCDKEWAMRFPQFAVSKWIGHSIEVSGRHYANAVPDELFDKAVGRGASAVQPAA, encoded by the coding sequence GTGGCCGACGCCGTGCGCCGCGGCGCGGTCGACGCGAATCCGTTCGCCGCGCTCGCGTCGGGAGTCACGGCGAGCAACTATCGCCGCTACATCACGCCGGACGAGATCGCGCGCGTGATCGACGCCTGTCCCGACGACGAGTGGCGCTTGCTCTTCGGCCTCGCGCGATACGCGGGTCTTCGCGTGGCCAGCGAGTCGCACATTCTGACCTGGGCACATGTCGACTTCGATCGCGGGCGACTCACGGTCCGCAGCCCGAAGACCGAGCGCTGGGCCGGTCACGGTGAACGCGTGGTGCCGATCACGGCGCCTCTCATGGCGCTGCTGCAGGCGAGGTTCGAGTCATGCCCCGAAGGCGAGGAGCGGCTCATTGCCATGCGCGGCAAGGGAGCGTTGATTCGACCGGTGCGACGCATCTGCGCGCGGGCCGGAGTGGAACCGTGGCAGCGCCTCTGGCAGACGCTGCGCTCGAGCTGCGATAAGGAATGGGCGATGCGCTTCCCGCAGTTCGCGGTGAGCAAGTGGATCGGCCACAGCATCGAGGTGAGCGGTCGCCACTACGCCAACGCCGTCCCCGACGAGCTCTTCGACAAGGCGGTGGGGAGGGGTGCGTCGGCAGTTCAGCCAGCAGCCTGA
- a CDS encoding tyrosine recombinase: MGLAVRDFMMFARVEAGLSKATIEAYSRDLVDFVRDIDPKSDKEPGTITYDDVAGHLRHLAKDRDLDPASIVRHLATIRVFFRYLHANRRIERDPARLVERPIRWRRIPNVLIPSQMRKLVEAPSAEWGGLWLRDRAMLELMYAAGLRASEVGALKLNDLNETLACLVITGKGQKQRVVPIGTPALNWTRRYLSELRPLLARWPDGRDRFRLILSFSGRPIERVAVWQIVRRAAARAGLDHVHPHALRHSFATHMVGGGADLRVVQELLGHADIGTTQIYTQVDRTRLRDVLKRFHPREG; this comes from the coding sequence ATGGGGCTGGCGGTTCGTGACTTCATGATGTTCGCCAGGGTCGAGGCGGGGCTCTCCAAGGCGACAATCGAAGCCTATTCACGCGATCTCGTGGACTTCGTTCGCGATATCGATCCAAAATCAGACAAAGAGCCGGGCACCATTACTTACGATGATGTCGCCGGTCACCTGAGGCATCTCGCCAAGGACCGAGATCTTGATCCGGCGTCGATCGTGCGTCATCTGGCGACAATTCGCGTATTCTTCAGATATCTTCACGCCAACCGGCGAATCGAGCGAGATCCTGCAAGGCTGGTTGAACGGCCGATCCGGTGGCGCCGGATCCCCAATGTCCTGATTCCGAGCCAGATGCGGAAGCTGGTCGAAGCGCCAAGTGCCGAGTGGGGCGGACTTTGGCTACGGGACCGGGCGATGCTCGAACTGATGTACGCCGCTGGCCTTCGGGCGAGTGAGGTGGGGGCCCTCAAGCTCAACGACCTGAACGAGACCCTCGCGTGCTTGGTCATCACCGGAAAGGGGCAGAAGCAGCGCGTTGTTCCGATTGGGACGCCCGCCCTGAACTGGACCCGCCGCTACCTGAGCGAACTCCGTCCACTCCTGGCCCGATGGCCCGATGGCCGCGATCGCTTCCGCCTGATCCTCTCCTTCAGCGGTAGGCCGATCGAACGGGTGGCGGTGTGGCAGATCGTTCGCCGAGCGGCGGCTCGTGCAGGACTCGACCATGTTCACCCTCACGCGCTCAGGCACAGTTTCGCGACCCACATGGTGGGTGGAGGCGCAGACCTCCGAGTGGTGCAGGAGCTCCTCGGTCACGCCGACATCGGGACGACGCAGATCTACACGCAGGTCGATCGGACCCGCCTTCGAGATGTGCTGAAGCGCTTCCATCCGCGCGAAGGGTGA
- a CDS encoding flagellar basal body L-ring protein FlgH, whose protein sequence is MTRRNARSTMFGPAETGAPEFTAHQLGAAGSEGMEPTTTRADWESSAALRADAAQAMAAGLAVGSSEVQRPSAVQVSSTRSYIGGARDRVVHAPRANSVTGVTALSLLALGGALMMTPAVAAQAPAPGATSPSGAAVAPSAASAAGTGTASTGAATGANSAAGTAGRAALSAASGAAQPGAIASGAASPSGAALPPAAVSVALAATFEEPPGPPEPVVRSNASLLAVALSRPARFDKQPVAPGSIEAMSMFAVRSPEQRKFARHDLVQIVVREASRAKSGQTLDTKKNYSVAAEVAWGNFSFDAFGQPGVATQSGQHNAPVFEAIGRKRLKGEGDYDRSDEFVTRMTAEVIEVLPNGNLILEARTTIQNDKEVSSIKLTGRCRPEDITSGNTVLSNQIHDLKIEKMNTGFVKDAADKGIIAQILDAVLAF, encoded by the coding sequence ATGACCCGACGCAACGCTCGCTCCACAATGTTCGGCCCGGCAGAGACTGGTGCCCCGGAGTTCACCGCCCATCAACTTGGCGCTGCTGGCTCCGAGGGAATGGAGCCAACGACCACTCGCGCAGACTGGGAGAGTTCGGCTGCCCTTCGCGCTGATGCCGCGCAGGCGATGGCCGCGGGCTTGGCCGTTGGGTCCTCGGAAGTTCAACGCCCCAGCGCCGTGCAGGTGTCCTCCACTCGGTCGTACATCGGCGGCGCTCGCGACCGCGTCGTGCATGCGCCTCGCGCCAACTCAGTCACGGGTGTGACTGCGCTGTCGCTTCTCGCCCTGGGCGGCGCCTTGATGATGACTCCGGCGGTCGCAGCGCAGGCGCCAGCTCCCGGCGCCACGAGCCCCTCGGGTGCCGCTGTCGCGCCAAGCGCCGCAAGCGCGGCTGGCACCGGCACCGCATCGACGGGCGCGGCCACGGGTGCGAATTCGGCGGCTGGTACGGCTGGCCGAGCGGCGTTGAGTGCCGCTTCCGGCGCTGCACAGCCGGGTGCGATCGCCAGCGGCGCAGCATCCCCAAGCGGCGCCGCGCTTCCACCTGCGGCGGTCTCGGTTGCCCTTGCCGCCACCTTCGAGGAGCCGCCCGGACCACCCGAACCGGTTGTGCGAAGCAACGCCTCGCTCCTGGCGGTGGCGCTGTCGCGGCCGGCACGCTTCGACAAGCAGCCCGTGGCGCCCGGCTCGATCGAGGCCATGAGCATGTTCGCCGTGCGAAGCCCGGAACAGCGGAAGTTCGCACGACACGATCTTGTCCAAATCGTCGTTCGCGAGGCAAGCCGAGCGAAGAGCGGGCAGACGCTTGACACGAAGAAGAACTACAGCGTTGCCGCCGAGGTCGCCTGGGGCAACTTCTCCTTCGACGCCTTCGGCCAGCCCGGAGTGGCCACGCAGTCGGGGCAACACAACGCACCTGTCTTTGAGGCGATCGGCCGCAAGCGACTCAAGGGCGAGGGTGACTACGACCGGAGCGATGAGTTCGTCACACGCATGACTGCGGAAGTCATCGAGGTGCTCCCGAATGGGAACCTCATTCTCGAAGCACGCACGACGATCCAGAACGACAAGGAGGTGAGCTCGATCAAGCTCACCGGCCGCTGCCGACCCGAAGACATCACCTCGGGCAACACCGTGCTCTCGAACCAGATTCACGATCTGAAGATCGAAAAAATGAACACCGGCTTCGTGAAGGATGCCGCCGACAAGGGCATCATCGCGCAGATCCTCGACGCGGTCCTGGCGTTCTGA
- a CDS encoding mobile mystery protein B, protein MVDEEPIPGETPLDDLSGLRVQGITTKAALNAVEAENIRKAIVKYLASRPTSRAAPFDVAWMLRLHQEMFGDVWTWAGNRRTHETNIGSLPRNIEVELHELRADLAAWQESSMPLLEQAVRLHHRAVRIHPFANGNGRWARMLANIWLMRHGAEPVEWPESTIGTSSVVRGEYLTAVKLADTGDYSRLLALHERFWRPSASKG, encoded by the coding sequence ATGGTTGATGAGGAACCGATCCCCGGCGAAACGCCACTCGACGACCTCTCGGGTCTTCGCGTCCAGGGCATCACCACGAAGGCCGCTCTCAACGCGGTTGAAGCCGAGAACATCCGCAAGGCGATCGTGAAGTACCTGGCCTCAAGGCCGACGAGCCGTGCGGCACCCTTCGATGTCGCGTGGATGCTCAGGCTCCACCAAGAGATGTTCGGCGATGTCTGGACCTGGGCAGGGAATCGTCGCACGCACGAGACCAACATCGGTTCGCTCCCTCGCAACATCGAGGTCGAACTCCACGAGCTGCGGGCAGATCTCGCTGCGTGGCAGGAATCGAGCATGCCGCTCCTCGAACAGGCGGTCAGGCTTCACCATCGCGCCGTTCGCATTCATCCCTTCGCGAACGGCAACGGACGGTGGGCGCGAATGCTCGCGAACATCTGGCTCATGCGCCATGGCGCCGAGCCAGTCGAGTGGCCCGAGTCGACAATCGGCACCTCCAGCGTTGTTCGCGGCGAGTACCTCACCGCAGTGAAGCTCGCAGATACAGGGGACTACTCGAGGCTTCTGGCGCTGCACGAACGATTCTGGCGACCGTCAGCGTCGAAGGGCTGA
- the flgG gene encoding flagellar basal-body rod protein FlgG, translating to MSSTALNTSATGLSALTTQLEVIANNLANVDTDAFKASRANFADLLYMQKQQPGVENVSGQYSPIGISVGLGTRVSGIQQNFQQGSPRTTGQPFDFCVQGEGFFQIETNDDLGGGIAYTRLGTFIPNNEGQLVLANGQGLPLIPDIVIPQEAIGVTVTLDGVVTATFQTGQQTQLGVIQLARFINPAGLLPVGNNLYIETQASGEPILNDPLEDGNGSILQGALESSNVDPVTQLVQLIQTQRAFEMNSQVIQAANSNWQTINSLWRY from the coding sequence ATGAGCTCCACCGCACTCAACACCTCGGCGACCGGACTGAGCGCGCTGACCACGCAGCTTGAAGTCATCGCGAACAACCTCGCCAATGTCGACACCGACGCCTTCAAGGCGAGCCGCGCGAACTTCGCCGACCTGCTCTACATGCAGAAGCAGCAGCCGGGTGTCGAGAATGTCTCCGGGCAGTACAGCCCGATCGGCATTTCGGTGGGCCTGGGCACGCGCGTCTCGGGCATTCAGCAGAACTTCCAGCAGGGGTCGCCGCGCACCACAGGGCAGCCCTTCGACTTCTGCGTTCAGGGCGAAGGGTTCTTCCAGATCGAGACGAACGACGATCTCGGCGGCGGCATCGCCTACACGCGGCTGGGCACCTTCATTCCGAACAACGAGGGACAACTCGTCCTCGCGAATGGCCAGGGCCTGCCGCTGATTCCTGACATCGTGATTCCACAGGAGGCGATCGGTGTCACGGTGACGCTTGACGGTGTCGTCACGGCCACCTTCCAGACCGGGCAGCAGACGCAGCTCGGCGTCATTCAGTTGGCTCGATTCATCAATCCGGCCGGTCTTCTGCCCGTCGGCAACAACCTCTACATCGAGACGCAGGCCAGCGGCGAGCCGATCCTGAACGACCCTCTTGAAGATGGCAATGGCAGCATCCTTCAGGGTGCACTCGAAAGCTCGAATGTCGATCCCGTGACTCAGCTTGTGCAACTCATCCAGACGCAGCGCGCGTTCGAGATGAACAGTCAGGTCATCCAGGCCGCCAACTCGAACTGGCAGACCATCAACAGCCTCTGGCGCTACTGA
- the flgA gene encoding flagellar basal body P-ring formation protein FlgA: protein MPTHAPSHLPSRSPHRRWWPARHAALALPWLLAVAAGADSIILRSAVRARSDDGAVLLRDVAELQGSEVSRFGDLVIATVPSGAPAREVTVEEIRRRLEQAGANWARIDLEGRRVVIRPRLSEAAGALGANAPISIAPKGTGRSDGAGDSGAASGRSGAADGPTGTAGDGRGIAADGTQRMEPRRIDPRRAGRRGSSDPVLASAVSDERSVRALVADAIGRALNEPSDSVRISFEGLDAATLAEVPNHLRIEIEPIGLLDGDRAEFAVRWWREGRVERRTNLSAFAEVARLATVASRDLRKGDQPGDGDVDGALVWVRPSERLRIVRPGAVGGRVLASSVRAGEPIFDSQFERQLLVRRGDRVVVRSVVGSLALSVDAIAQSDGREGEVIELVRVVSGQRQRSTISATVTGRGEAVLAQRQRAS from the coding sequence ATGCCCACGCACGCTCCGTCGCATTTGCCGAGCCGATCACCCCACCGCCGGTGGTGGCCTGCGCGCCACGCGGCGCTCGCGCTGCCGTGGCTCCTTGCGGTTGCGGCGGGCGCCGATTCGATCATCCTGCGCAGCGCGGTGCGTGCGCGAAGTGATGATGGAGCGGTGCTCCTGCGCGATGTCGCGGAGTTGCAGGGGAGCGAGGTGTCGCGCTTCGGCGATCTGGTCATCGCGACCGTTCCATCGGGCGCTCCGGCCCGAGAGGTCACCGTCGAAGAGATTCGCCGCCGTCTCGAACAGGCTGGCGCGAACTGGGCGCGCATCGATCTTGAAGGCCGTCGTGTCGTCATCCGCCCGCGCCTGAGCGAAGCCGCGGGCGCGCTTGGCGCAAATGCGCCAATCTCGATCGCTCCCAAGGGGACCGGGCGAAGCGACGGTGCAGGTGATTCCGGCGCGGCGAGCGGCCGTTCGGGCGCCGCCGACGGCCCGACCGGCACTGCCGGCGATGGCCGGGGGATTGCTGCCGACGGGACCCAACGCATGGAGCCTCGGCGAATCGATCCCCGTCGCGCAGGCCGACGCGGAAGCAGTGATCCGGTGCTGGCTTCTGCCGTGAGCGATGAACGATCGGTGCGAGCGCTGGTCGCCGACGCCATCGGTCGCGCTCTGAATGAACCATCGGACTCCGTTCGCATTTCGTTCGAGGGACTCGATGCGGCGACGCTCGCGGAAGTTCCGAACCACCTTCGAATCGAGATTGAACCGATCGGGCTGCTCGACGGCGATCGCGCCGAGTTCGCGGTGCGCTGGTGGCGCGAGGGACGCGTCGAGCGACGAACGAATCTCTCTGCGTTTGCTGAAGTCGCGCGGCTTGCGACCGTCGCGTCGCGCGACCTGCGCAAGGGCGATCAGCCGGGCGATGGCGATGTTGACGGAGCCCTCGTGTGGGTCAGGCCCAGCGAGCGACTCCGAATCGTGCGCCCGGGTGCGGTGGGTGGCCGCGTGCTCGCATCGAGCGTCCGCGCAGGCGAACCGATCTTCGACTCGCAGTTTGAGCGTCAGCTCCTCGTGCGTCGAGGCGATCGCGTCGTGGTGCGCTCGGTCGTCGGCTCGCTCGCACTCAGCGTCGATGCGATCGCCCAGAGCGACGGCCGCGAGGGCGAAGTGATCGAACTTGTTCGCGTGGTCTCGGGTCAGCGCCAGCGCTCGACCATCTCGGCCACCGTGACCGGGCGAGGCGAAGCCGTCCTTGCCCAGCGCCAGCGCGCCAGTTGA
- the zwf gene encoding glucose-6-phosphate dehydrogenase, with amino-acid sequence MNTDPCILVILGASGDLAKRKLIPSMAEMSRLGLLNPKTVIVGVSRTPKRDDEWRDELLPWVREHASGFDEHAWSELARRIFYHAGDATKPEVYPGLTAQLDELAREHGTHGNILFYLSVAPELYEPIVSRIDEAGLVTEGRRWCSVDPSSRSWQRIVVEKPFGSDDESAASLNRALGRVFDEEAIYRIDHYLGKGVVQGLLALRFANTIFEPVWNQRYIDHVQITAAETVGVGQRIGFYDGTGAIRDMIQSHLLQILTFVAMEPPTLFRAEHIRAEKVKVVDAIKMPPRERLGEFGALGQYGAGGGEPAYHLEQGVDPQSRTETFAAIKLIFDNWRWAGTPFYLRTGKKMAAKRTEIVVQFKPPAANLFREVIPAPPEANRMIIEIAPHERFRLRFEGKEPGQGFKLTPMELIMDYREQFNVEPLEAYGPLIIDAMRGDQSLYKHRMEVEGAWRAVMPFIGPESEPLRRSIHANYAPGSWGPETADAMLARDGRRWHNPR; translated from the coding sequence GTGAACACCGATCCATGCATCCTCGTCATCCTCGGCGCCTCGGGCGACCTCGCGAAGCGGAAGCTCATTCCCTCCATGGCGGAGATGTCGCGCCTCGGTCTGCTCAATCCGAAGACAGTTATCGTCGGTGTCAGCCGCACGCCCAAGCGCGATGACGAGTGGCGCGATGAACTCCTGCCGTGGGTGCGCGAACATGCGAGCGGCTTTGATGAGCACGCCTGGTCGGAGCTGGCGCGACGGATCTTCTATCACGCCGGAGATGCGACGAAGCCGGAGGTGTATCCCGGTCTCACGGCCCAACTCGATGAACTCGCGCGCGAACATGGCACGCACGGGAACATCCTCTTCTATCTCAGCGTGGCTCCCGAGCTCTACGAGCCGATCGTCTCCCGTATCGATGAAGCGGGACTCGTGACCGAGGGGCGGCGGTGGTGTTCGGTCGATCCCTCGTCGCGCTCCTGGCAGCGCATCGTGGTCGAGAAGCCCTTCGGCTCCGACGACGAAAGCGCCGCGAGCCTCAATCGGGCGCTTGGTCGAGTCTTCGATGAGGAGGCGATCTATCGCATCGATCACTATCTCGGCAAGGGTGTCGTGCAGGGTCTCCTTGCGCTGCGCTTCGCCAACACCATCTTCGAGCCGGTGTGGAACCAGCGCTACATCGATCATGTCCAGATCACGGCGGCGGAGACGGTCGGAGTCGGACAACGCATCGGCTTCTACGACGGCACCGGTGCCATCCGCGACATGATTCAGTCGCACCTGCTCCAGATCCTCACCTTCGTGGCGATGGAGCCACCCACGCTCTTCCGCGCCGAGCACATCCGCGCAGAGAAGGTGAAGGTCGTCGATGCGATCAAGATGCCGCCGAGAGAGCGACTGGGTGAGTTCGGTGCGCTTGGCCAGTATGGCGCCGGTGGTGGCGAGCCCGCCTATCACCTGGAGCAGGGTGTCGATCCGCAATCACGGACGGAGACCTTCGCGGCCATCAAGCTGATCTTCGATAACTGGCGCTGGGCCGGCACGCCGTTCTATCTCCGCACGGGCAAGAAGATGGCGGCGAAGCGCACGGAGATCGTCGTGCAGTTCAAGCCGCCCGCCGCGAATCTCTTTCGCGAGGTGATCCCGGCGCCGCCCGAGGCCAATCGCATGATCATCGAGATTGCACCGCACGAGCGATTCCGGCTTCGATTTGAAGGGAAGGAGCCCGGCCAGGGCTTCAAGCTGACGCCGATGGAGCTCATCATGGATTATCGCGAGCAGTTCAATGTTGAACCGCTCGAGGCATATGGCCCGCTCATCATCGACGCCATGCGCGGCGATCAGAGTCTCTACAAACATCGCATGGAAGTTGAAGGCGCATGGCGCGCCGTCATGCCGTTCATCGGTCCGGAGAGTGAGCCGCTGCGCCGCTCGATTCACGCCAATTACGCGCCCGGAAGCTGGGGACCGGAGACGGCCGACGCGATGCTTGCGCGCGACGGTCGACGCTGGCACAACCCGCGGTGA
- a CDS encoding helix-turn-helix domain-containing protein, which yields MNAIAAVTGDRLDQRRRDLGMSLVAIAQRSGVSLPTVRRILRGHLAEASFVNVAKVADVLGAPIGLAETDIDEFRRRQARSKAERIARLVQGTSALESQAVDAATYNRIVERSFHELLAGPKRRLWSD from the coding sequence ATGAACGCAATCGCCGCCGTCACGGGGGACCGCCTCGACCAACGACGACGAGACCTCGGAATGAGCCTCGTGGCGATCGCGCAGAGAAGCGGTGTCTCTCTGCCCACCGTGCGGCGCATCCTGCGCGGGCACCTCGCCGAAGCTTCGTTCGTCAATGTGGCGAAGGTCGCCGATGTGCTCGGCGCTCCTATCGGCCTCGCGGAGACGGACATCGACGAGTTCCGTCGGCGTCAGGCTCGATCGAAGGCTGAGCGAATCGCGCGCCTGGTGCAAGGGACGAGTGCGCTGGAGAGTCAGGCAGTGGATGCAGCCACCTACAACCGTATCGTCGAGCGATCGTTCCACGAGTTGCTCGCGGGACCGAAGCGAAGGCTCTGGTCCGATTGA
- a CDS encoding flagellar hook basal-body protein, translated as MNYGTTLSAAGVLTSMHRLDVAANNLANATTTAFKPDWVIARERSPERLTGSVPGAPPQPILERLGGGIQINPTRTDFRQGGFRTTSKPLDLALNGAGFMVVRDRQGALALTRDGRLELDATGRLVMANSGATVLNRDGDPIVIDRSRPITVFEDGTISQGEGTLSQLALVDVASQALRKRGDGLYTADALNSVIRRNGLPPLPEASATIVQSAVEESAVDPISELVSVMKSTRAFEAGTNLIRQQDQITRRSMEAFGRFA; from the coding sequence ATGAACTACGGCACAACGCTCTCCGCCGCGGGCGTCCTCACCAGCATGCACCGCCTTGATGTGGCGGCGAACAACCTCGCGAACGCGACGACCACGGCCTTCAAGCCTGACTGGGTCATCGCTCGCGAGCGCTCCCCGGAGCGACTGACCGGCAGCGTGCCCGGGGCGCCACCTCAGCCAATTCTCGAGCGCCTCGGGGGAGGCATTCAGATCAATCCGACGCGCACCGACTTCCGCCAGGGCGGCTTTCGGACGACTTCAAAACCTCTTGACCTCGCCCTCAACGGTGCCGGGTTCATGGTCGTGCGCGATCGCCAGGGCGCGCTCGCGTTGACGCGCGATGGTCGCCTCGAACTCGACGCCACGGGGCGATTGGTCATGGCCAACTCCGGCGCCACGGTGCTCAACCGCGACGGCGATCCGATCGTGATCGATCGATCGCGCCCCATCACGGTGTTTGAAGATGGGACCATCTCGCAGGGCGAGGGAACACTCTCACAGCTTGCGCTGGTCGATGTGGCGTCGCAGGCGCTGCGCAAGCGCGGTGATGGTCTCTACACGGCCGACGCCCTGAACTCCGTCATCCGTCGCAACGGTCTGCCGCCGCTTCCCGAGGCCTCGGCCACGATCGTGCAGTCCGCCGTCGAGGAGAGCGCGGTCGATCCCATCTCCGAACTCGTTTCGGTCATGAAGTCCACCCGCGCCTTCGAGGCCGGCACCAATCTCATCCGCCAGCAGGACCAGATCACGCGTCGATCGATGGAGGCATTCGGTCGCTTCGCCTGA